A part of Xenopus tropicalis strain Nigerian chromosome 4, UCB_Xtro_10.0, whole genome shotgun sequence genomic DNA contains:
- the eif3m gene encoding eukaryotic translation initiation factor 3 subunit M gives MSVPAFIDVTEEDQAAELRAYLKSKGAEISEENSEGGLHIDLAQIIEACDVCLKDDDKDVESSMNSVVSLVLILETDKQEALIESLCEKLVKFREGERPSLRLQLLSNLFHGMDKSIPARYTVYCGLIKVAATCGAIIYIPTDLDQVRKWISDWNLSTEKKHIVLRLLYEALVDCKKSDEAAKVMVELLGSYTDDNASQARLDAHKCIVRALKDPKAFLLDHLLALKPVKFLEGELIHDLLTIFVSAKLSSYVKFYQNNKDFIDSLGLSHEQNMEKMRLLTFMGMAVDNKEISFDTIQQELQIGADEVEAFIIDAVKTKMVYCKIDQTQKRVVVSHSTHRTFGKQQWQQLYDTLNTWKQNLNKVKNSLYSISDA, from the exons ATGAGCGTCCCGGCGTTTATCGATGTTACCGAGGAGGATCAG gcAGCCGAGCTGCGGGCTTACCTGAAGTCTAAAGGAGCGGAGATCTCCGAGGAAAATTCAGAAGGGGGGCTTCACATTGACTTGGCCCAGATCATCGAAGCCTGCGACGTCTGTTTAAAAGATGATGATAAAG ATGTGGAGAGTAGTATGAATAGCGTGGTGTCTCTGGTCCTGATTTTGGAGACGGATAAGCAGGAAGCTTTGATCGAAAGCCTGTGCGAAAAGCTGGTCAAGTTCCGGGAAGGAGAACGTCCATCATTAAGGCTGCAACT GCTGAGTAATCTCTTCCATGGCATGGACAAAAGTATCCCAGCTCGATACACTGTATACTGTGGTCTTATAAAAGTCGCAGCCACCTGCGGAGCCATCATCTACATTCCCACAGATCTCGACCAG GTTCGCAAATGGATTTCTGACTGGAACCTCAGCACAGAGAAGAAACACATTGTGCTCAGGCTTCTTTATGAAGCTCTTGTCGACTGCAAGAAAAG TGACGAAGCAGCGAAGGTGATGGTGGAGCTGCTCGGCAGTTACACGGATGATAACGCCTCCCAGGCTCGGCTGGACGCTCACAA GTGCATCGTAAGGGCCCTGAAAGATCCCAAAGCCTTTTTGCTTGATCACCTTCTTGCTTTAAAGCCTGTCAAATTCCTGGAAGGAGAACTGATTCATGAT ctttTGACCATATTTGTCAGCGCCAAGCTGTCCTCCTACGTCAAGTTCTACCAGAACAACAAAGATTTCATTGACTCACTGG GTCTCTCTCATGAGCAAAACATGGAGAAGATGAGGCTCCTTACCTTTATGGGAATGGCCGTGGACAACAAGGAAATCTCATTCGATACTATCCAGCAGGAGCTGCAGATCGGCGCCGACGAGGTGGAAGCATTCATTATTGATG CTGTCAAAACAAAGATGGTGTACTGCAAGATCGACCAGACGCAGAAGAGGGTTGTCgtcag tCACAGCACACACAGGACCTTCGGGAAGCAGCAGTGGCAGCAATTATATGATACGCTCAACACTTGGAAGCAGAACTTAAACAAAGTGAAGAACAGTCTCTACAGTATTTCCGACGCTTGA